A stretch of the Glycine soja cultivar W05 chromosome 13, ASM419377v2, whole genome shotgun sequence genome encodes the following:
- the LOC114381829 gene encoding probable pectate lyase 16: MTNNIGKDLIHYKVIDPNDDPINPKPGTLRYGASVIQGKVWITFQRDMHIKLERPLLISSFTTIDGRGVNVNIADNACLMIFKATNVIIHGIRVHHCKPQAPGIVMGPEGKVIPLGHVDGDAIRLVTASKIWIDHNTLYNCQDGLLDVTRGSTDVTVSNNWFRNQDKVMLLGHDDGYVRDQNMKVTIVYNHFGPNCNQRMPRIRHGYAHVANNLYLGWVQYAIGGSMGPSLKSEANLFIAPTIGSKEVTWRKSTQKNGNTWEFHSVKDAFENGASFTITKGGRVSKPNYSKKQYFKVVDVKFVRSLTHSSGVLRCSKTSIC, translated from the exons ATGACAAACAATATTGGTAAGGACCTTATCCATTATAAAGTTATTGACCCCAATGATGATCCTATAAACCCCAAACCTGGAACCTTGAGGTATGGAGCTTCTGTAATTCAAGGTAAAGTGTGGATCACATTCCAAAGAGACATGCACATTAAACTTGAGAGACCTCTTCTTATTAGTAGTTTTACTACCATTGATGGTAGAGGTGTTAATGTCAACATTGCTGATAATGCATGCTTAATGATCTTTAAG gcaACCAACGTAATCATCCATGGCATTCGGGTTCATCATTGCAAACCTCAAGCCCCAGGAATTGTAATGGGGCCTGAAGGCAAGGTGATTCCTTTGGGCCATGTAGATGGTGATGCAATTCGATTAGTTACAGCCTCAAAGATTTGGATTGATCATAACACACTTTATAATTGTCAAGATGGTCTACTTGATGTAACGCGAGGTTCCACTGATGTAACTGTATCCAATAACTGGTTTAGAAACCAAGACAAGGTTATGCTTCTTGGGCATGATGATGGATATGTGAGAGACCAGAACATGAAGGTTACTATTGTGTACAACCACTTTGGACCGAATTGTAATCAACGCATGCCAAG GATTCGCCATGGATATGCACATGTAGCCAACAACCTTTACTTAGGATGGGTGCAATATGCCATTGGTGGAAGCATGGGACCTAGCCTCAAAAGTGAAGCTAACCTCTTTATAGCACCAACAATAGGGAGTAAAGAG GTAACATGGAGAAAGAGTACTCAAAAAAATGGAAACACATGGGAATTTCATTCAGTGAAAGATGCTTTTGAAAATGGAGCCTCCTTCACAATAACAAAAGGAGGACGTGTGTCAAAGCCGAATTATAGCAAGAAACAATACTTTAAAGTTGTTGATGTCAAATTTGTGAGATCATTAACACACTCATCAGGTGTATTACGATGCAGTAAAACTTCTATATGCTGA